GGATATCCCGCCTCGCTCGAGCTTCACAAAGTTTACGCTGTGTTGCCCGATGAACGAGCGGCGGCGGATGATTTCCTTCGAGTTGTCGATGAGAGTGGAGAGGATTATCTATATTCCGCGAAACGCTTCGCCTCGGTCGAACTACCACAACAGGTGAAGAAATCATGGGTTCGACGGGTTCGGGAGTCCACAATATTGGCTGACAAAACGTTGCAGCCGACGAGTCGCATTGGGCGTAAGTCCAAAACGCAAAAAAATCCTCGCGCGGCTCGCGGCTGAACGTTAGGCCGTTATACGGACAATCGCATCGCATGGTAAACCGGCCATGACCGTGACAATCTGACAATTGCCGTCGAGAAGTCCGGACTTCGCACCGTAAACCTGCTCCAGGCGCAACGCATTACAGGAATCTGGCTTCCCCGCCAATTCGTTCCATGTTTTTGGCGGGAAGCTGGCTGCCCCACAAGTTCATTCCATGTTTTTGAAAAAAAGCCGGCTTCCCCGTAAATTCGTTCCATGTTTTTTCCAAAAAGCCGGCTTGCTTGCAATTTAGTCCCATGTAAAATGCAAACACCTTGGATAACGACTACATCGAGCGACAAAAGAAGCTGGAAGCGGATTCGGTTCACGACGGAGCGCTGCGATGGGCCAAGTCCTACCCCTACCACCAGGCGACGGATACCCAGCCGATCCGCTATCTGTTGGAACATAGTCAGAAAGCGCTGTCGGACGCGATTCGTGCCCAGCAACTCGAGTTCAAGAGCCCGGGACGGAAGAAACTGCCGGCTATTGGATAGGCCTATCAGCGCTCAATCCCGACCCGTTGGCTCTGATCACTCTTGGCACGATGTTCAACTGCATCAGCCGATGGGAATTTAATGAAGGGACGGCGCCGGGCCTTGGTTGGGTTTCAGGCGAAGTCGGCGGGCGTTGCCAGCTTGAACGAAAGTATGACTGCGAGCAAAAGCGCGAGATCGATCTGGCCGAGGAATTGCTGGCGCGGAATCGCAGCGGGCATGCCCGGCAGCGCGCTAAGGAGGCGGCACAAAACGTCGACGATCCGAACTATTGGAAGGAGAATCGCCTCGCGATTCACCTCGGAAAAGAACTGATCTACCTGGCCGTTCGCCACGCGCAATTGGACGGCGCCCCAATCTTCCAGTTGGTTACCGTACGGGAGAGCAGCACCCAGAAGACGCCAAGAACGCTCGCGCTTACCGACAAAGCCAGCGACTGGATCGCCGAGCACCAGCCGGACCTGCAGTCCTTGCTCACTCCGGTTCACCGGCCGATGATTGTTCAGCCGAAACCGTGGACGTCGTTTTCCGATGGCGGCTACCTTGTGACTCGACTCCCGCTGACGAAGCGTGAACCGAATAAACGAACGCAGCGGCAGCTGAAAGAGGCCGACCTGACGCCAGTCTTCTCGGCCGTCAATGCCATGCAGAATACGGCGTTCCGGATCAATGATCCGATCCGCCTCGACATGAATGAAGGCTGGGATACCAAGGGTCCGTTTTTCGGGTTGGAAAAACTTCGCCGCGGGGAACTCCCGCCGCGGCTGCCCGACGACGCCGATCCGGACCAGTTCGACGACAGCATGCGCGAGCGCTCGGACGTCCACCATGTGAACCACCGGATTAAAGGCGCGCAGCAGGTCATCGCATCCCGCTTAGCCATGGCGGAACAGTTCCGCGAGTACCCGCGCATCTATTATCCGCATGGACGGCACGTGTAACGGCTATCAGCACCTCAGTGCCATGGGCCGCGATCCGATTGGCGGCCGGGCAACGAACCTGGTGCCGGGAATGAAACCCCAAGATATTTATCGGGATGTTGCCGAGGCCGCCGGTTGGCTTATCGCCGAGGCCGCCGCGGATCCCCGCTCAGCCCATCACTTCTGGGCGCGGCAACTGCTTGGGAAAATCGATCGCGAGGTCGCCAAGGATGCGACGATGACCAAACCTTACGGTGCCAGGCGCGGCACGATCTACAAGAAACTGCTCCAGACCGAGGCCATCAAGAGCTGCATCAATCCACCCGAGTGCGCCCGTTATCTGGCTAAAGTATTGGATGAAAGCATTCCCAAGGTCGCCATCGAAGCGGGGAAGATTATGACCTGGATGCGGCAGGTCGCTTCCATTATCGGCAAGGCGAACCGGCCCATGGCGTGGACCACACCAACTGATTTTTATGTCGCTCATGGCCCGCGGGAGCCGAAAAAAATCCGAGTCACGACATCCGATTGCACCCTCACCCTGTTTGCAACTGATGAAAAGCGGAAGATCGACTTGCGGAAGCTGGTGGACGGCATCGTCGCTCACTTCGTCCATTCCATGGACGCGGCGCACATGATGCTGACGACCCATCGGCTGGTCGCCGAAGGTCTCTGTCATTTCGCGATGGTCCACGACAGCTTTGGCGTCCATGCCTGCGACGTCGACCTGCTCCATCGCGTTCTGCGCGAGGAATTCGTTCGCATCTATTCTCAACCCATCCTGCAGAAGTTTCTGGACGAACAGAGGCAAGCCCATCCCGACCTGGATTTCCCGGAACCTCCCAGCCCCGGAGACCTCGATATCCGCCAGGTCCTCGACTCCCCTTATTTCTTTGCGTAAGAAACTTCGATTTCTTAAGCAGGACAAGGATTTACACCCTTTTACAACGCCGCACTAGACCGTTCGCTCACTGCTGGAGTCCAATTAGTTATGCGTCCACTCATCGCCCGCCTGACACCTTACCTGGATCCCGGATCGGGCATGTTTTTGTGGCAAATTCTGCTTTCGGTCTCGGCCGGTCTTTTCTTCCGCTGCCTGCACGGCTCTAAGCGGCTTTTCTCACGAATCCGCGGTGTGTCCAGTTGATCCAGAGGATTCGAAGGGCAGCAACCGCCGGAATCGATAAGAAGATCCCAATGACCCCGCCCAGTTCGCCGCCGACCAGAATTGCAAAAATAGACAGCAATGGATGCAGGTCCAACCCCTTGCCCATCACGCGCGGCGTGTTGACGTAGTCCTGAATCCCGCGCCAGACGATCCAGAATCCGGCCAGAACCAGCCAATGGGAATAGCCTGTCAGGAACGCAATTCCCATGAGTATCCCCAGGGCCATCAGCGGCCCGGCGATCGGAATGAACTCCAGCACACCGGCGATGGCCGCTACGGCAAAGGCGTACGGAACGCGCGCAATCAGCAGAAACACGCCGTAGGCGACGAACGCGAAAAACACCAGGAGCAGCTGCGCGCGGATGTATTGCCCGAGCATCGAGTCCAGGTCGGAGAGAATACTTGCGAGAAACTTGCGGCGGTGCGATGCGCCGAGCAACTGGACGACCGACGCTCCCAGCTTCGAGCGGTCTTTCAGGAAGAAAACCGCCAGCACCGGCACCAGCAGTATCCAGGCGAGATTCGACGCCGCCTGTGCAACGTAGTCCGTGACGCCGCCGGCATACCGCGCGATATCGTTCTGGTGCGTCGCAAGCCAGTTCTGGATCCGGGCTTCCGTGGCGCGGCTCCATCCCTGCTCGCTGCCCACCTGCCACGCAATGCTTCCGGACTTTACCTTCTCCAGCAGAGACGGCAGCCGCGCGCCCTGATGAATGACGCGCGGACCGACGGTCAACCCGAATACCAGAAGTCCCACGGCCATCGCGAGATACGTGACGGCCACTGCCTTGCCGCGGGATAAATGCAGCCACTCTTCGAAGCGGCCGACGACGGGCTCCAGCAGGTGGGCAAAGAAGATCGCAAAGATAAATGCCATCACCGGCCGGCGCGCCGCCCATATCAGCGCGATGACGCCGACAGTTACGGCAATCGTCAGGAGTACCGAAAGCGTCCGCCGGTCGAGGAATCCCATAGGCCCTGGAAATTCAGGTGCACCTTTGTGGCCAACGCTTCTGAGCAAAGAGCGGGAAGGAACCATTGCACCATTGCATCATTGGAAGTTTTTGCAGTTCTAAATTTGAAATGCAGAAACGTCTGATGATGCAATGGTGCGATGATTCCTTTCCGAGGCGCTAATTCACGGTTTCTGCAGAGTAACGGGCAATCAGCCCTGTCCGGACGCTGTGCCGGTAAACCCGTGCGAATATCCAGCAGGCCGCAACCACGTCCACCACCGCCAGCGCCACGCCGATACCCAAGCCACTTTCAGACAATGGGTTGTGGGCCACAATGGCCCGGACATTCTCGAAGACGTAGGCCGGCGGCAGCGCCCTGCAGATGTACTGCATCCATCGCGGCAGTATCGCGATCGGGTAGAACACACCCGCAAGCGGGGAGACCAGCGCCGGAATCGGCCAGATGAACCACTCCGACGCGGGCCCGAATCTCAAAACCGTGGCGGCGCCCAGGATCCCAAGCGCAATTCCGAACAAAAACAGCACGAGAAGGAACGGCACCAGGGCGATTCCATAAGCCAGAAACGACAAACCGAAGATCGAACTCGCGAGCACAATCATCACGATCAGACCGATGGTGCTCGTGCCGATGCTGGAGATTACCAGACCGCCGACGTATTCGGAGATCGACAGGGGCGTTGCGAAGATGTTCAGGAAATTCCGCGACCACACATCTTCCATGAATGCCATCGTGACGCCATGCATCACGCGGGTGAAGAAGTCCCAGAGCAGAACGGCGCCGAGAAATATCGGCACAAAGTCCATCTTGGCCGCGCTGACCGCATTGAGATACTTGGTGATGAATCCCCAGAGCACCATGTCGATCGCAACCCATGCAAACAGGGGCAGCACACGGGCGGGGCTTCCGCTGACGAGGTACAAGTGACGGATCACGATTGCGGAGGTCCGGTTCAGGTTCATTCGCGCGCCACTGCGATAAAAAGCTCTTCGAGAGTTTCCATGCCGTGCGCTTTCGGAAGTGTCCGGGGATCGCCTTCGAGCAGAATTTTGCCGCGCGCGAGAAACAGCACGCGGTCGCACACATCCTCGACCTCATACATGTTGTGCGAGGTCCAGAGGACGCCGCACGCGCCCTTGTCCGCCATGTTCCGGATCTTCTGCCGGATCTCCTGCGCCGTGGCGGGGTCCAGGGAAGCCGTCGGCTCGTCGAGCAGCAGAAGGTGCGGATCGTTCAGCATGGCTTTTGCGAGACACAACCGCGTTTGCTCTCCCGACGAAAGGACGCCTGCTTTCGTGTCGCGGAACCGCTCCAGTTCGAATTGATGAAGCAGCGTTTCGATTCGCGGCCGAAGATCCTCGACGTCATAGATGAGCCCGAAAACGCGCAGGTTCTGATAAACGGAAAGATTGCCGGGCAGCGGCGCATAGACGGCCGCGAAATTGGTGCGTTGAAGCGCCTTCGAACGTTGCTTCGCGACGTCGATGCCTTCGATGAGGATCGAACCGGACGTCGGCTCCAGGACGCCGAGAATCATGTTGATCGTTGTGGTCTTGCCGGCGCCGTTCGGACCGAGCAGCCCGACGATCTCATTGCGCGCAACGTGAAAGGAAACGTTCTTCACTGCAACAGTCTCGCCGTACTGTTTGCCCAGGCTCTCGACAGCAAGAACGTTCGCCACGGCTAACTGCTTTCTTCGGTTTTTGTGGCGTGTTCTTCTCCCCAGCGGCCGGCCGTATCCAAATGAAGGCCGAATTGATCGAGAGCCCGCATGACCGTATGGTTGATCACATCATCAAGCGATTGCGGATTCGTGTAAAAGGCGGGCATCGGCGGCATGATGACCACGCCCATTCGCGAGAGCTTCAACATGTTTTCGAGATGGATGTCGCTCAGCGGCGTTTCGCGCACCATCAGCACCAGTTTGCGCCGCTCTTTCAGAACCACATCGGCGGCACGGTGAATCAAGTTGTCGCCATGACCGTGGGCGATCGCCGCCAGCGTTCGCACGCTGCAGGGCGCAATAAGCATGCCGTCGGTTAAAAACGAGCCGCTCGAAATCGCCGCGCCCTGATCCGCTTCGCCGTAAGCGCGCGTAGCCAGCGACTTCACATATTCAGTGGTGTGCGGCGTCTCATGAAGCAGGGTCCGGGCGCCCCATTTGCTGAGCACGAGGTGCGTTTCGCTACCCGCATCCCGCAATATCTGAAGAGCCCGGACTCCAAACACGGTGCCCGTTGCACCCGTGATTCCGATGATCAATCGCATTCCAGCATTGTAGCCGACAAATCCGCGATGCGGGCGTGCAGGCAAGCCGCGGAGCGGCTCAATATGTACCGCGCCTGCAACGATTTTTTGAATGTTTGCTCCCCTTTTTTACGTCTTCTTCTTATAGAGGAGGTACAAAGACGAATATGGGCTTAAACGCCGCAACCCCGAAGATCGATGAGCCGGCAAATATCAGAAGGGTTTTACGGATCGCCAGGAATGCCGCCCTTTTCCGCTCGATGTCCCGCAGCGTGCTGTCGGACCTTGTGGGACGCTCCCGGCATGTCTTTTATGACGCCGGAGATATCATCGTGAATCAGGGTGACGACGACTCGTGCGTCTATCTTGTGCTTGCCGGCCGCGTCCGCGTGTTCCACCGGC
The sequence above is drawn from the Terriglobia bacterium genome and encodes:
- a CDS encoding DNA-directed RNA polymerase, producing MDGTCNGYQHLSAMGRDPIGGRATNLVPGMKPQDIYRDVAEAAGWLIAEAAADPRSAHHFWARQLLGKIDREVAKDATMTKPYGARRGTIYKKLLQTEAIKSCINPPECARYLAKVLDESIPKVAIEAGKIMTWMRQVASIIGKANRPMAWTTPTDFYVAHGPREPKKIRVTTSDCTLTLFATDEKRKIDLRKLVDGIVAHFVHSMDAAHMMLTTHRLVAEGLCHFAMVHDSFGVHACDVDLLHRVLREEFVRIYSQPILQKFLDEQRQAHPDLDFPEPPSPGDLDIRQVLDSPYFFA
- a CDS encoding AI-2E family transporter; translated protein: MGFLDRRTLSVLLTIAVTVGVIALIWAARRPVMAFIFAIFFAHLLEPVVGRFEEWLHLSRGKAVAVTYLAMAVGLLVFGLTVGPRVIHQGARLPSLLEKVKSGSIAWQVGSEQGWSRATEARIQNWLATHQNDIARYAGGVTDYVAQAASNLAWILLVPVLAVFFLKDRSKLGASVVQLLGASHRRKFLASILSDLDSMLGQYIRAQLLLVFFAFVAYGVFLLIARVPYAFAVAAIAGVLEFIPIAGPLMALGILMGIAFLTGYSHWLVLAGFWIVWRGIQDYVNTPRVMGKGLDLHPLLSIFAILVGGELGGVIGIFLSIPAVAALRILWINWTHRGFVRKAA
- a CDS encoding ABC transporter permease, which encodes MNLNRTSAIVIRHLYLVSGSPARVLPLFAWVAIDMVLWGFITKYLNAVSAAKMDFVPIFLGAVLLWDFFTRVMHGVTMAFMEDVWSRNFLNIFATPLSISEYVGGLVISSIGTSTIGLIVMIVLASSIFGLSFLAYGIALVPFLLVLFLFGIALGILGAATVLRFGPASEWFIWPIPALVSPLAGVFYPIAILPRWMQYICRALPPAYVFENVRAIVAHNPLSESGLGIGVALAVVDVVAACWIFARVYRHSVRTGLIARYSAETVN
- a CDS encoding ABC transporter ATP-binding protein, with protein sequence MANVLAVESLGKQYGETVAVKNVSFHVARNEIVGLLGPNGAGKTTTINMILGVLEPTSGSILIEGIDVAKQRSKALQRTNFAAVYAPLPGNLSVYQNLRVFGLIYDVEDLRPRIETLLHQFELERFRDTKAGVLSSGEQTRLCLAKAMLNDPHLLLLDEPTASLDPATAQEIRQKIRNMADKGACGVLWTSHNMYEVEDVCDRVLFLARGKILLEGDPRTLPKAHGMETLEELFIAVARE
- a CDS encoding UbiX family flavin prenyltransferase, giving the protein MRLIIGITGATGTVFGVRALQILRDAGSETHLVLSKWGARTLLHETPHTTEYVKSLATRAYGEADQGAAISSGSFLTDGMLIAPCSVRTLAAIAHGHGDNLIHRAADVVLKERRKLVLMVRETPLSDIHLENMLKLSRMGVVIMPPMPAFYTNPQSLDDVINHTVMRALDQFGLHLDTAGRWGEEHATKTEESS
- a CDS encoding cyclic nucleotide-binding domain-containing protein yields the protein MGLNAATPKIDEPANIRRVLRIARNAALFRSMSRSVLSDLVGRSRHVFYDAGDIIVNQGDDDSCVYLVLAGRVRVFHRQQGPAGDAIAELDPGEIFGELAILETQLRSATVLTIEPTSCLRVYRPSSPL